The nucleotide window TCTTCATCGGCGCGGCGGCCAACCCCTTCGCTGACCCCTTTGAGTACCGTGTGGACCGCTTAGCCAAGAAGATTAAGGCCGGCGCTGACTTTATTCAGACGCAGGCGGTCTATGACGTGGCCAAGTTTGCGCGGTACATGAAGATGGTTACTGACCGCGACCTGGACAAGCAGGTGCATATCCTGGCGGGCGTGATCCCCATCCGCTCGGCCGGCATGGCCCGTTACATGAAGAACTC belongs to Dehalococcoidales bacterium and includes:
- a CDS encoding methylenetetrahydrofolate reductase; its protein translation is FIGAAANPFADPFEYRVDRLAKKIKAGADFIQTQAVYDVAKFARYMKMVTDRDLDKQVHILAGVIPIRSAGMARYMKNSVPGVSVPDEIITRMAAAKDTAKEEGIKIILEIIEQIKQIPGVHGIHIMAVGWEEIVPELVEKAGLMPRPRL